A window of Halobacillus naozhouensis genomic DNA:
TCACTTATTTGGCCAACTTCCAGATTGTAAGCAGCGTCTTCAAACTTAGGAGCCATTTTACCAGGTCCAAAGTAACCGAGCTTACCGCCCTTTTTCGCAGAACCATCTTTAGAATATTCGCTGGCCAGCGTTCCAAAATCTTCACCGTTTTCAAGCTTCTGTTTCACTTCTTTAGCTGTTTTCTCATCAGACACTAAAATGTGACTTGCTTGAACTTCTGTCTTCATGCGCTCGTAGTATTGTTTCATTTCTTTTTCTGAAATATCTACTTCTTCCGCTGCAGCCTGTTCCTGCAGAAGACTTAGACGAATGACTTCCTTGAATTGCTCTTCATTTGAGAAGCCTGATTGTTGAAGGACCATCTGGAACTTGTCGCCGTATTGGTCTTTAAGGTTTTTTAACTCTTCATTTACAGCTTCATCAGAAACCTCATAATTAGCAGCTAATACTTCTTCCATCACTAGCTGTTGTAAAACTTTTTCGCCATGTTTATTTTTCAGTTCTTCGTAAAACTCTTCCTTTGTTACTTCTCCTCCGCTTGTTTCTACCACTGTTTTTGAATCTCCAGAGGAACAAGCAGATAAAGTAAATACACTTGCTGCAAGGGCAGCCGTTATAGCCAATTTCTTCATGATTACGTACACTCCTCGAACAATTTGGTAGTCTTTCTTTACGTAGAGGTTTAACAGCCCATGAGTTAATATAACATATTTTACCTCATCTGTTCCACAAGATGTATAAAAAATCAGAATAAGTCTAGGTTCAGGCCCATTCACATATGATTTTTATCGCATAGGATGTGATATGTCTCAAGGTTGGGGGTGAGTTTATGAGTTACGGATATGGTGGTGGATTTGCGTTAATCGTAGTTTTATTTATCTTGCTCATCATCGTAGGTGCAGCATGGATGTAATTTAACTTTGAAAAACAGGCTATGTTTGTAAGTTGAACATAGCCTGTTTGGTTACATATGATTGATGACGTCTACATATGAAGTGATCAGCAGTATGGTGATCAGTACGTTAATTGTTCGAAAAACCCGTGATTGTTTTTCAGTGGACATTTTAGTTTTTAAACATAAGGAATGAGTGAGAGAATTGAATACAAATAAGACGACTAGACCGTAAATAATAAATACGAATGCCACAATGAAGAACCTCCTTTATTCCTATTAACCTACTCTATCAAAATTTTATCACCTTGAACAGAAGAAACCATTATAGGGCTCGTACGAATAGTAGGCGGTAATTTATTCGCTTGCTGGTCAATCTGTTCATTATGTACCATTAGACAGGCATCTGAAAAAAAGCGCCTGCTCTACATTATAAGAGCGGCGCTTATGAATTATTACAATTCCGGTCTTTGGATCAGGATGTCGTAGCCAGATTTAGAATTGGCAATCACACAGCGGCGCGGTGCTCGCGCAAACTGATTTAAATAAAGAAAATCGGGAAGTGAAAGTCCAATATTAACAGCTGCGAAGATGACCAGGTAGGCAAAGTAGCCTGGATATATGACGCTCATCATTATAGCCGGCACAGTAATTAATAAAGTAGGTGCCATGGCCATAATGATGGATGTTTGTTTAGAAAGCTTTGACGTACATTGATACGTAAAGGTCGGTGTAAATCTTTTTCTGAATTTGAATGTTACGCGTACTCGTTTATAAAGTAATACTAATGGTAAAATATGCATGAGTCGGTGCATCGCAGGTAAGAGAAATAACCCTATCAATAAGGGAATAAATCCAAGATCGATCATCTGGGTCGTGCCATGCATGATAGATAATGGAAGGTAGATTACTAGAAACGACATTAGTCCAGTTAATAGTGAAAGTAAGCAGACACGATTAAAACCGAACTCTTTGTTAATATTTACTGATTTCCAGCAATTCATGATAGAATCCTCCTTTGCGAAACAAAAATATTGTGAATTGATTTATAATATCGGTATGATCAACTCGTAAGTGCTGTAGAGCTTTATCAGCACAAGACGTATATTAGTATGTTTCGTATGAAAAATCAATAGGTTTTTCACGAAAATAATATTAATTTTTTTATCCATTTAAAAGGGCTTATAAATACAGTAAAATGTTTTTGCTGCAGTGAAAAAAAGGAGGCAAGTGGAAGTGGTGAGAGAGGATTCTAATAAAGACCTTCATTTTCAAGTTCAGCTCCTTATGAATGTGAAGAAAATGAAGCATTATCCCTTTACTCAGATGGTCATCAAATATGGTTTAACGGAAGCGGAATATTTGGAGACGATCAGATTATTTGAGGAGCTTGAACATACATATGAGCAAGACCAGGAGAACGGGTTAATTGATCATTCTCCTCTACTTATTCATTTTGCTGGAATGCTGTGTTATAAATTGCCGGTCGAGGGTACGATCATGGCTATGTATGAAGAGAAAATACACCCGAACCTTACAGACCAGTTATTAAAGTTAATCCGTATATAAGAAAGCCCTTCCTTATAAATAGGAAGGGCTTTCAGTTTGTAGTCTATTTAATAGACCTTTCAGTGACTTTGTGTTTCTCTAAAAACTTGTAGAAAATTCCGAGGTTTCTCTACAAGTTGAAAGCTTCTCTTTCGAAACAGGAAGGCCTTTCTTATATTGATATTAAATTACAGTGGTGCATAGGCTTAATAATGTTACGGCAAAGGTGTGCTATTGGTTGGTTTGATTTCCTGAAATGTATTAGAAATATGGTGATGAAAGCTGATCATGTCTGAGAGCCGTTTTTGTAAATGGGTAACTTCGGATTTTTGCTGTTCTTGATAAGAGCCATTTTCCATTTGATGATCAATGGCTTGGAGTGCAGCCATCTGGTCATGACTGGCGTCAAGCCACTTTTGTATATAGGAAGACATGAACTTCCTATATAAATTTTCATCTGCTTGATAAAGGTCTTTTCTAACCCCTTTCTTCCACACGCGCTCGACTAACCCTTGATCAACTAAGTACCGGACACCGGTGCTCATGGAAGTTTTACTTTTACCAAGGGATTCGCTCATTTCATCAAGTGTCATAGGACGACGATGCAGATAGAGCGTCACAAACAGACGAGCATCTGCCAGGGATAGGCCAAACATTTCTAGTGTTTTAGAGAACTCCTGGATAACCTTGTTGTTAAAATGTTCAATTGTTTGATTAGAAGTAGACACCATTCGATTCTCTCCTTGCTGAAGTTAGGTTAATCTCACATTACTATACATACCAAAAATTGAAAAATTACAGATAATCTAGAAAAACGGAGATATTTGTCGAAAAATGCAGGGGTTTCGTATTTAAATTCTGTACAGAATAAACTGTACGTAATTTTTGAACTTATTTTTAAGAATTTATCGTTTGAACTTTATATTGCAAATAGGTTACAGTATATAAGTCGATGGAATGAGTACATTGGTCGTACAATGACTGAA
This region includes:
- a CDS encoding peptidylprolyl isomerase, giving the protein MKKLAITAALAASVFTLSACSSGDSKTVVETSGGEVTKEEFYEELKNKHGEKVLQQLVMEEVLAANYEVSDEAVNEELKNLKDQYGDKFQMVLQQSGFSNEEQFKEVIRLSLLQEQAAAEEVDISEKEMKQYYERMKTEVQASHILVSDEKTAKEVKQKLENGEDFGTLASEYSKDGSAKKGGKLGYFGPGKMAPKFEDAAYNLEVGQISDPVKTQFGYHIIKVTDKRKVEDVKPYEEAKKEIKRTLVSQKVNQQQLQAKIDKLMKEAEIDVKLDQFKDLFKQPEPPKNEGGNKSSEGSSSEQGNSSEGEKESSKEGKSEGEQSSSE
- a CDS encoding YjcZ family sporulation protein — encoded protein: MSYGYGGGFALIVVLFILLIIVGAAWM
- a CDS encoding DUF3267 domain-containing protein, producing the protein MNCWKSVNINKEFGFNRVCLLSLLTGLMSFLVIYLPLSIMHGTTQMIDLGFIPLLIGLFLLPAMHRLMHILPLVLLYKRVRVTFKFRKRFTPTFTYQCTSKLSKQTSIIMAMAPTLLITVPAIMMSVIYPGYFAYLVIFAAVNIGLSLPDFLYLNQFARAPRRCVIANSKSGYDILIQRPEL
- a CDS encoding DUF1878 family protein; amino-acid sequence: MVREDSNKDLHFQVQLLMNVKKMKHYPFTQMVIKYGLTEAEYLETIRLFEELEHTYEQDQENGLIDHSPLLIHFAGMLCYKLPVEGTIMAMYEEKIHPNLTDQLLKLIRI
- a CDS encoding GbsR/MarR family transcriptional regulator, translated to MVSTSNQTIEHFNNKVIQEFSKTLEMFGLSLADARLFVTLYLHRRPMTLDEMSESLGKSKTSMSTGVRYLVDQGLVERVWKKGVRKDLYQADENLYRKFMSSYIQKWLDASHDQMAALQAIDHQMENGSYQEQQKSEVTHLQKRLSDMISFHHHISNTFQEIKPTNSTPLP